The Syntrophales bacterium genome has a segment encoding these proteins:
- a CDS encoding ATP-grasp domain-containing protein: protein MKKPIVILFNEVSVNARKDETDVLDQVQFVDAALKELGYETFPVQFSLKIDKVVEEIRRIKPMLVFNLVESIQNHGELIYFAPAVLKFSGVPFTGSGADSMFLTTHKLLAKKMIQYHGLPTSPFFTLEETHLLQSDRRYILKPIWEDGSLGLDEDSVFTRSNRAILEKIKTLPSEDYFIEEYIGGREFNISLLATRDGPMVLPPAEILFVDYPEEKPKVVGYTAKWQEDSFEYQHTQRIFPADSQSQSLCRTLSEIARKCWEIFLLRGWARVDFRIDQHNRPYILEINANPCISPDSGFVAATREAEIPFPMVIDNILKDSLKEKL, encoded by the coding sequence ATGAAAAAACCAATTGTGATTTTATTTAATGAAGTCTCCGTTAATGCACGGAAAGATGAAACAGACGTTCTGGATCAGGTTCAGTTTGTAGACGCAGCGCTGAAAGAACTGGGATATGAGACCTTCCCTGTCCAGTTCTCATTGAAGATAGATAAAGTGGTGGAGGAAATTCGCAGAATCAAACCGATGCTGGTGTTCAACCTTGTAGAATCCATTCAGAATCACGGGGAATTAATATACTTCGCTCCGGCTGTCTTAAAGTTTTCGGGCGTACCTTTTACCGGATCCGGGGCGGATTCCATGTTTCTTACCACCCACAAACTCCTGGCTAAAAAAATGATACAGTATCATGGATTACCTACATCTCCATTTTTCACGCTGGAAGAAACACACCTGTTGCAGTCTGATCGTAGATATATACTGAAACCCATTTGGGAAGATGGTTCCCTGGGGCTGGATGAAGACTCGGTGTTTACCCGCTCCAATCGCGCAATATTGGAAAAGATAAAGACGCTGCCTTCGGAAGACTATTTTATCGAGGAATATATTGGCGGAAGAGAATTCAATATTTCCCTTCTTGCCACACGGGATGGTCCGATGGTACTTCCGCCTGCGGAAATCCTGTTTGTTGATTACCCGGAAGAGAAACCTAAAGTAGTCGGATATACTGCGAAGTGGCAGGAAGATTCTTTTGAATACCAGCACACTCAAAGGATTTTTCCTGCGGATTCACAAAGTCAATCTCTGTGCCGGACTTTGAGTGAGATTGCAAGAAAATGCTGGGAGATCTTCCTTCTTCGTGGATGGGCACGGGTGGATTTCAGGATAGATCAGCATAATAGACCATATATACTGGAAATCAACGCCAATCCCTGCATCTCACCTGACAGCGGATTTGTAGCTGCTACTCGTGAGGCGGAGATCCCATTTCCTATGGTTATTGATAACATCCTTAAGGACAGCCTGAAAGAAAAATTATGA
- a CDS encoding GNAT family N-acetyltransferase, with the protein MNFDITNMAFRDQEREDDIYSIAEIVKSTGFFYDEETNTAVELIRECLEKGYLSGYYFVFADYEEKTLAYSCYGPIPGTKSAFDLYWIVTHNDYRGYGIGKILLQETEKRVKEMGGTALYAETSSREKYISTRMFYRKNVFTEVAQIKDFYDTGDDKIIYVRQLV; encoded by the coding sequence ATGAATTTTGATATAACCAATATGGCTTTTCGTGATCAGGAAAGAGAAGATGATATTTACTCTATTGCGGAGATCGTGAAATCCACCGGGTTTTTTTATGATGAAGAGACAAACACTGCGGTGGAATTAATCCGGGAATGTCTGGAAAAGGGATATCTCAGCGGCTACTATTTTGTATTTGCCGATTATGAAGAAAAAACTCTGGCCTATAGCTGCTATGGTCCAATCCCCGGAACGAAAAGCGCTTTTGATTTATACTGGATTGTTACCCATAATGATTATCGCGGTTATGGAATCGGGAAAATCCTCCTGCAAGAAACTGAAAAAAGGGTAAAAGAGATGGGGGGAACAGCCCTCTATGCAGAAACATCCTCTCGCGAAAAATACATTTCCACCCGTATGTTTTATAGAAAAAATGTTTTTACTGAAGTAGCCCAGATAAAGGATTTTTACGATACCGGGGATGATAAAATAATTTACGTAAGACAACTGGTATAA
- the gcvPB gene encoding aminomethyl-transferring glycine dehydrogenase subunit GcvPB codes for MKESLGTTGLILNEPLLWEKGKKGRRGFSLPRRDVEFSPLNEDLAGEGPDFPDLSEVDVVRHYTRLSTWNFGVDTGMYPLGSCTMKYNPKTNERQAGLQGFAGAHPLLPAGLSQGTLKLMFELEQYLSEITGMDAVTLQPAAGAHGEFAGMLVICAYHKSKGERRSKIIVPDTAHGTNPASATLCGYQSVPVKSNEQGILSPEAVADVMDEDTAGIMVTNPNTLGLFEENIKKIAEIVHAKGGLVYCDGANMNAVMGIVHMGEIGIDVLHLNLHKTFSTPHGGGGPGSGPVCVKKHLEPFLPVPRVVEENGKYSLSEDFPESVGKLHAFYGNFGVMIKAYSYILSMGPGGLKKASQLAVLNANYIKEKLKGVFHLPYDRPCMHECVFSDEFQKADKVTTLDMVKRLMDYGYHPPTIYFPLVVHGSIMIEPTETESKEDIDLFIEALKAIADEAKKNPELLHDAPSRCKVRRLDETTAARKPCLAG; via the coding sequence ATGAAAGAATCTTTAGGCACTACCGGCCTGATACTTAATGAGCCCCTGCTCTGGGAAAAGGGGAAGAAGGGACGACGGGGATTTTCTTTACCCCGGCGTGACGTTGAGTTCTCTCCCCTGAATGAAGACCTTGCAGGTGAAGGCCCGGACTTTCCTGATCTCTCCGAGGTGGACGTGGTACGCCATTATACCCGGCTCTCCACATGGAATTTCGGAGTGGACACCGGTATGTACCCTCTGGGTTCATGCACTATGAAGTACAATCCCAAAACCAATGAAAGACAGGCAGGCCTTCAAGGATTTGCCGGGGCTCATCCCCTGCTTCCGGCCGGTTTGTCACAGGGAACGCTCAAACTGATGTTTGAGCTTGAACAGTATCTTTCGGAAATCACCGGAATGGATGCCGTCACCCTTCAGCCGGCGGCCGGAGCCCATGGGGAGTTTGCCGGAATGCTCGTAATTTGCGCTTACCACAAGAGTAAGGGTGAGCGACGTTCGAAGATCATCGTTCCCGATACCGCACACGGCACGAATCCTGCCAGTGCAACGCTGTGCGGTTACCAGTCCGTGCCGGTTAAATCCAATGAACAGGGAATCCTTTCTCCCGAAGCAGTGGCCGACGTTATGGATGAAGATACAGCAGGAATTATGGTGACCAATCCCAACACACTCGGCCTCTTTGAGGAAAACATAAAAAAAATAGCCGAAATAGTCCACGCAAAAGGCGGGCTCGTCTACTGTGACGGAGCAAACATGAACGCTGTTATGGGCATCGTACACATGGGCGAAATCGGGATTGACGTGCTTCATCTGAACCTCCATAAGACCTTTTCGACTCCACACGGTGGGGGCGGGCCCGGTTCCGGACCGGTCTGTGTTAAGAAACACCTTGAACCGTTTCTTCCTGTTCCCCGCGTGGTTGAGGAAAATGGAAAATATTCACTTTCTGAAGATTTTCCTGAATCTGTCGGCAAACTGCATGCCTTTTATGGAAATTTCGGTGTCATGATAAAGGCTTACAGTTATATCCTGAGCATGGGTCCCGGAGGCCTTAAGAAGGCCAGCCAGCTGGCTGTACTGAACGCCAATTACATCAAGGAAAAGTTGAAAGGGGTGTTTCATCTTCCCTATGACAGGCCCTGTATGCATGAATGCGTCTTTTCCGACGAGTTTCAAAAGGCTGACAAGGTTACAACCCTGGACATGGTCAAACGCCTTATGGATTACGGTTATCATCCGCCCACCATCTATTTCCCGCTTGTAGTGCATGGTTCGATCATGATCGAACCCACGGAAACTGAGTCCAAAGAGGACATCGATCTTTTCATTGAAGCACTAAAAGCGATAGCGGATGAGGCAAAGAAAAATCCGGAGCTGCTGCACGACGCCCCAAGCCGCTGCAAAGTAAGAAGACTGGATGAGACAACCGCGGCACGAAAGCCGTGCCTTGCCGGATGA
- a CDS encoding KamA family radical SAM protein — MDSLAFQKEELKSAEDDQPPGSIMGKPLQPVFSNVTTQIHRIKERPFVVSKQAGIFCQKFFPGVTETNWNDWRWQIKNSITSLKELEKIILLTPKERNPITDISNSLPLRITPYYASLLDPDNSEQAIRKAVVPREDELLISEGEAGDPLAEEHTSPVPNIVHRYPDRVLLLFTDVCSTYCRYCTRSHMVAKNKKRFSNAVLLRAIEYIRQNPNIRDVLISGGDPLTCSDSQLDFMLFELRKIPHVEIIRIGTKVPVVLPQRITKSLVKMLKKYHPLFLSIHFTHPDEITPEVTEACSRLADAGIPLGSQTVLLKGINDNVETMKRFVHGLLKIRVRPYYLFQCDPILGSGHFRVPVEEGLKIIQGLQGFTSGYAVPHYVIDSPGGGGKVPLLPEYFIGRDGNYVLLKNFEGRILKYPDFCKRIS; from the coding sequence ATGGACTCGCTCGCTTTCCAGAAAGAGGAGTTAAAGAGTGCGGAGGACGATCAACCCCCAGGTAGTATAATGGGCAAACCGTTACAGCCGGTTTTCTCTAATGTAACCACCCAAATTCACAGGATCAAAGAAAGACCGTTTGTCGTTAGTAAACAAGCCGGGATATTCTGCCAGAAGTTTTTCCCGGGAGTTACGGAAACCAACTGGAATGATTGGCGATGGCAGATCAAAAACAGTATTACAAGTTTAAAGGAATTAGAAAAAATTATTTTACTTACCCCAAAAGAAAGAAATCCAATTACCGATATTAGCAATTCCCTTCCCTTACGTATTACTCCTTATTATGCAAGTTTGCTTGATCCGGATAACTCTGAGCAGGCAATTCGCAAGGCTGTGGTGCCAAGAGAAGATGAGCTGTTAATCTCAGAGGGGGAGGCGGGAGACCCCCTTGCGGAAGAGCATACGAGTCCTGTGCCTAATATTGTCCACCGTTACCCAGACCGTGTTCTCCTGCTTTTCACAGATGTATGTTCCACCTATTGCAGGTATTGCACGCGTTCACATATGGTGGCAAAAAATAAAAAACGCTTCAGTAATGCTGTTCTATTGCGCGCGATTGAGTACATCCGTCAGAATCCCAATATCCGCGATGTGCTTATTTCCGGGGGCGATCCCTTGACCTGTTCGGATTCTCAATTGGACTTTATGTTATTCGAGTTACGAAAGATCCCGCATGTGGAGATTATCAGGATCGGAACAAAAGTGCCGGTGGTTTTACCTCAACGCATCACTAAGTCCCTTGTTAAGATGCTTAAAAAGTATCATCCTCTCTTTCTGAGCATACACTTTACCCATCCGGATGAAATCACTCCTGAAGTGACAGAGGCCTGTTCCCGACTGGCTGATGCGGGGATACCACTGGGAAGCCAAACGGTGCTCTTAAAAGGCATTAACGATAACGTAGAGACAATGAAACGTTTTGTTCATGGCCTTCTTAAAATTCGTGTGCGTCCTTATTACCTTTTTCAGTGTGATCCCATCCTCGGATCCGGGCATTTTCGTGTTCCCGTAGAAGAAGGATTGAAAATTATTCAGGGCTTGCAAGGGTTTACCTCCGGCTATGCCGTTCCGCATTACGTAATCGACTCTCCTGGCGGCGGCGGAAAGGTCCCTCTATTGCCTGAATATTTTATTGGGCGTGACGGGAATTATGTACTCCTGAAAAATTTTGAAGGAAGGATACTTAAGTATCCCGATTTTTGTAAAAGAATAAGTTAA
- the gcvH gene encoding glycine cleavage system protein GcvH produces the protein MKEISQLNLPDDVRYAEEHEWARPEGEKVRVGIDDYAQDQLGDIVFVELPQVGDTFEKDEEFGTVESVKAVSELYMPIGGEILAVNTALEEFPELLNSDPYDDGWMIDVIPNNPDDWDALMTKDAYIEALKGGK, from the coding sequence GTGAAAGAGATCAGTCAATTAAATTTACCCGATGATGTTCGTTATGCAGAAGAACACGAGTGGGCCAGGCCCGAAGGTGAAAAGGTAAGGGTTGGAATCGACGACTATGCCCAGGATCAGCTCGGAGACATTGTGTTTGTCGAACTGCCTCAGGTGGGCGATACCTTTGAGAAAGACGAAGAGTTCGGGACAGTAGAATCAGTCAAAGCCGTTTCCGAATTGTATATGCCGATCGGCGGAGAAATCCTCGCTGTAAACACTGCCCTTGAAGAATTCCCTGAACTGTTAAACAGCGATCCGTATGACGATGGATGGATGATTGATGTCATACCCAACAATCCGGATGATTGGGATGCCCTCATGACCAAAGATGCTTACATTGAAGCGCTTAAAGGGGGGAAATAA
- the gcvPA gene encoding aminomethyl-transferring glycine dehydrogenase subunit GcvPA — translation MRYLPHTSEDITSMLEEVGVDGLDGLFSTIPEDCRHRDDLNLPEPLTEWELNDRMGALSDSMAVSPEYKMFIGAGSYQHYIPASVSSLLGRSEFVTSYTPYQPEISQGTLQAIYEYQTLTTRLLGMEVANASIYDGASALAEALLMALRITKKRKVAISSLIHPLYRRVVQTYCEPSGYEIAELPYLDDGRTDLSKLAGMNDLGAVAVQSPNFFGCIENLKEISEMVHEKSALLVASFTEPLAYGLFKNPGSQGADIACGEGQSLGIPQSFGGPVLGMFASKMKYVRSMPGRLVGKTTDMDGKRGFVLTLSTREQHIRREKATSNICTNNSLCALAAAMYMASMGGTGMRELAMLNYDKSEYLKSELKKAGFKINFESPTFNEFVVEFPAGFKNTYERLLEKKIVAGLPLAPYYPELSSHYLLCVTETRTRQDIDALVREVKS, via the coding sequence ATGCGTTACTTACCTCATACCAGTGAAGATATCACTTCGATGCTGGAGGAAGTGGGAGTGGATGGTCTCGACGGCCTTTTCTCGACGATCCCTGAGGACTGCCGTCACAGGGATGATCTCAATCTGCCGGAGCCATTGACCGAGTGGGAATTGAACGACCGTATGGGTGCTCTTTCAGACAGCATGGCCGTCTCTCCGGAATACAAAATGTTTATTGGTGCGGGCAGTTATCAACATTATATTCCGGCGTCGGTGTCAAGTCTCCTTGGCCGTTCAGAGTTTGTGACATCTTATACCCCCTACCAGCCGGAAATAAGCCAGGGGACATTACAGGCGATTTATGAGTATCAGACGCTTACCACCCGGCTTCTTGGCATGGAGGTGGCAAATGCGTCGATTTATGATGGCGCTTCGGCTCTGGCTGAAGCACTGCTGATGGCGCTCCGGATAACTAAAAAAAGAAAAGTTGCCATTTCATCTCTTATTCATCCTCTCTATCGTCGTGTGGTTCAAACGTATTGTGAACCATCCGGTTATGAAATTGCGGAGCTTCCATATCTTGACGATGGCAGGACCGATCTTTCTAAGCTTGCTGGAATGAATGATCTTGGAGCGGTTGCAGTTCAGTCGCCCAACTTTTTCGGATGTATTGAAAATCTGAAGGAAATCAGTGAGATGGTACATGAAAAGAGCGCCCTTCTCGTTGCTTCGTTTACGGAACCCCTTGCTTACGGACTTTTTAAAAATCCCGGGAGTCAGGGTGCCGATATTGCGTGCGGGGAAGGTCAAAGCCTCGGTATCCCTCAGTCGTTTGGTGGCCCGGTACTCGGCATGTTCGCCAGCAAGATGAAATATGTGCGCAGTATGCCCGGCCGCCTGGTAGGCAAAACCACCGACATGGACGGCAAAAGAGGCTTTGTTCTGACGCTTTCCACAAGGGAGCAGCACATCCGCCGGGAGAAAGCGACTTCCAACATCTGCACCAACAACAGTCTCTGCGCCCTTGCGGCTGCGATGTATATGGCTTCTATGGGTGGTACCGGGATGCGGGAACTTGCCATGCTCAACTATGACAAATCCGAGTATCTTAAATCGGAATTGAAAAAAGCAGGATTCAAAATAAACTTTGAAAGTCCTACCTTCAATGAGTTCGTTGTGGAATTCCCCGCAGGTTTTAAGAACACTTACGAGCGTCTCTTAGAGAAGAAGATAGTGGCGGGCCTTCCGCTTGCTCCCTACTATCCGGAACTTTCCAGCCACTACCTTTTATGTGTAACGGAAACAAGAACCAGACAAGACATAGATGCGCTGGTCAGGGAGGTGAAATCATGA
- a CDS encoding ATP-grasp domain-containing protein translates to MKTGLTFDLKSEYIKQGFSPEEAAEFDSEETVEGIEKALVQLGYKTDRIGNFKQLVQRINHGDRWDLVFNIAEGMYGFGREAQVPALLDAYRIPYVFSDPLVLSLTLHKGMTKRIIRDNHIPTADFVIVSHIRDVENVHLDYPLFAKPVAEGTGKGITEKSLTETPGELRVVCKQLLKRFNQSVLVEEYLPGREFTVGIVGTGEEARVIGVIEIILNQKAERSGYSYLNKAHYQDRVEYVLVEEEMERICSEIALKAWQALECRDGGRVDLRCDKNNNPKFMEINPLAGLNYLDSDLPIIAYKNGYAFADLIRMIMESALRRVQK, encoded by the coding sequence ATGAAAACAGGTTTGACGTTTGATTTAAAAAGCGAATATATAAAGCAGGGCTTCTCTCCGGAAGAAGCTGCTGAATTTGATAGCGAAGAAACTGTCGAGGGCATTGAAAAAGCCCTGGTACAATTAGGATACAAGACCGACCGTATCGGGAATTTTAAGCAGCTTGTCCAACGGATCAATCACGGCGACCGGTGGGATCTGGTTTTCAATATTGCGGAAGGTATGTATGGTTTTGGCCGTGAAGCACAGGTCCCTGCGCTGCTGGACGCTTACCGGATACCGTATGTCTTTTCAGATCCTCTCGTGCTATCTTTGACCTTGCATAAGGGCATGACGAAAAGGATTATCAGGGACAACCATATCCCTACCGCCGATTTTGTCATCGTAAGTCATATCAGAGATGTTGAGAATGTCCATCTTGACTATCCTCTTTTCGCGAAACCGGTTGCGGAAGGGACGGGGAAAGGTATCACTGAAAAATCCCTCACAGAAACTCCCGGCGAGTTGCGTGTAGTATGTAAACAATTGCTAAAAAGATTTAATCAGTCTGTACTGGTGGAAGAGTATCTTCCGGGAAGAGAATTTACCGTTGGTATCGTTGGAACAGGCGAGGAAGCACGTGTAATCGGAGTTATCGAAATCATTTTAAACCAAAAAGCGGAAAGGAGTGGTTACTCCTACCTTAACAAGGCTCACTACCAGGATCGGGTAGAATATGTCCTGGTGGAAGAGGAGATGGAGAGAATCTGTAGTGAAATTGCCCTGAAGGCATGGCAGGCCCTCGAATGCCGTGACGGGGGAAGGGTCGATCTCCGTTGCGATAAGAATAATAATCCTAAATTCATGGAGATCAATCCTCTGGCGGGATTGAATTACCTTGATTCAGATCTCCCTATTATTGCCTATAAAAATGGCTATGCCTTTGCAGATTTGATTCGAATGATCATGGAATCCGCTTTAAGGCGGGTTCAAAAGTGA
- a CDS encoding MgtC/SapB family protein, with the protein MDISSFDFWIKIALTVLCGSIIGSERQLAGKPAGIRTSIFICLGTNIFISLGVAHSGENVDMTRVLGQVVTGIGFLGAGVIIAREGLVRGITSASVIWILAGIGAMVGFGHFLEAIIITLLTVSLLIGIGSLEHRFSSLRKDTHSDNNYTDTNNNR; encoded by the coding sequence ATGGATATCAGTTCATTCGATTTCTGGATCAAGATTGCTTTGACTGTATTATGTGGGAGTATTATCGGATCTGAAAGACAATTGGCAGGTAAACCGGCCGGAATCCGAACAAGCATTTTTATCTGTCTCGGCACCAATATCTTCATAAGTCTCGGCGTAGCTCACTCTGGCGAGAATGTCGATATGACACGGGTGCTTGGTCAGGTCGTTACGGGTATCGGATTTCTCGGCGCCGGAGTAATCATAGCCCGCGAAGGGCTTGTCAGAGGAATTACATCCGCATCGGTGATCTGGATTCTTGCAGGAATCGGTGCAATGGTGGGATTCGGTCATTTCTTGGAAGCGATTATCATTACGTTACTTACAGTATCACTTCTAATTGGTATCGGATCTCTTGAACACCGGTTTTCCAGTCTCCGAAAAGACACACATTCCGATAATAATTATACCGACACGAACAATAACCGGTAA